One stretch of Sylvia atricapilla isolate bSylAtr1 chromosome 4, bSylAtr1.pri, whole genome shotgun sequence DNA includes these proteins:
- the FAM149A gene encoding protein FAM149A, with product MRRARDAGPLGDCGRGLLVLGKGLSRGSPNRCLSGKTGVSLPSVFARNVQEAIDNYTCEALSSFSSSGCTTPAALNSSWSGTNSCTTSLSTERSSIYSWRDDEFDKANTERVHQLFWEIDEMLFEGKVTSQTENLQAECADWVEQFPHIRVLGKQLLVPKDEGFQHFQSRNDAHVDTQCVPGLLECTGHTKELCISGFKVIPTASPIHTAQDSSSTGLSASDSAMYSFLEEEIYDEDGKIEEYLAFDNKELEDEIWEQKKMHLSEKRCKRGIPPVSPNACIKDAVASEVFDHVWSNVIGILEELIKKNWETSIPECDQQIEKLKTVTAKLPHFPVVHLAADAGTIPLSRGSEARSVSFGAHSVSSQVHRFSSNFCSDLNGVMTIQAKPLQQRHAATAEKIQNEQEDKQCNIMSSTPNSAQHRLGRIADNRVLSSSPALLASSRKLPRLPSLTSDRPCSELPNTHKDKICKGKKLVGSRGRLSSAHVSATWNKLPPINSEAVEQHVSVPRVQQGSHPGRCAHSRVSSAVAGRPEQQPLRERTVTVNQFSRPNTTHTFRRDTPQKKSLTPVDFGNHRRPGQGFLITGSQNYPRSFQRNPPTSRKRFQIAS from the exons aTGCGCAGGGCGCGGGACGCCGGCCCGCTGGGGGACTGCGGCCGGGGGCTGCTCGTCCTGGG GAAGGGCCTGTCCAGAGGTTCCCCAAATCGATGTCTCTCTGGAAAAACCGGAGTGTCTCTTCCATCAGTTTTTGCAAGAAATGTGCAAGAAGCCATTGACAATTATACCTG TGAGGCACTTTCATCATTTTCATCTAGTGGCTGTACAACACCTGCAGCATTGAATAGTTCTTGGTCTGGAACAAACAGCTGTACTACTAGTTTGTCTACTGAAAGAAGTTCCATTTACTCCTGGAGGGATGAT GAATTCGATAAAGCCAACACAGAGAGAGTGCATCAGTTGTTTTGGGAGATTGATGAAATGCTGTTTGAAGGAAAGGTGACCTCCCAAACAGAGAACCTGCAGGCAGAATGTGCAGATTGGGTTGAACAATTTCCTCACATAAG GGTCCTAGGGAAGCAGCTCCTAGTGCCAAAGGATGAAggctttcagcattttcagagcagaaatgatGCCCATGTAGATACTCAGTGTGTGCCTGGCCTCCTTGAATGTACTGGTCATACAAAAGA gctttgcaTCTCAGGCTTTAAGGTGATCCCAACAGCATCTCCAATACATACAGCACAGGATTCAAGTTCCACTGGGCTTTCTGCTTCAGACTCAGCCATGTATTCCTTCCTGGAAGAAGAAATTTATGATGAGGATGGAAAAATAGAGGAATATCTCGCCTTTGACAACAAGGAACT TGAGGATGAGATTTGggagcaaaagaaaatgcatctttCTGAGAAGAGGTGTAAGCGTGGCATTCCCCCTGTGTCTCCCAATGCCTGCATCAAAGATGCTGTGGCCTCTGAAGTCTTTGATCATGTCTGGAGCAATGTCATTGGAATACTGGAggaactgattaaaaaaaattgggaaacTAGTATCCCAG AGTGTGACCAACAAatagaaaaactgaaaactgttACAGCAAAACTGCCACATTTTCCAGTGGTTCATCTCGCAGCAGATGCTGGGACCATTCCTCTTTCCAGAGGCTCTGAAGCACGAAGTGTGTCTTTTGGAGCTCATTCTGTTTCATCACAG GTTCACCGTTTCTCCAGCAACTTCTGTAGTGATCTGAATGGTGTGATGACAATTCAAGCAAAACCACTCCAACAGAGGCATGctgccacagcagaaaaaataca AAATGAGCAAGAAGACAAACAGTGTAACATTATGTCCAGCACTCCAAATTCAGCACAGCATAGGCTGGGGAGAATTGCTGATAACAGGGTTCTCTCCTCATCTCCAGCTCTGTTGGCATCTTCTAGGAAACTCCCAAGGTTACCTTCCCTCACCTCTGACCGACCCTGCTCAGAACTTCCTAATACACACAAAGATAAAATCTGTAAAGGCAAGAAATT GGTTGGCAGTAGGGGTCGTTTATCTTCTGCTCATGTGTCTGCAACCTGGAACAAGTTACCACCAATAAACTCTGAGGCTGTTGAACAACATGTTTCAGTACCTCGagtgcagcagggctct CATCCAGGACGATGTGCTCATAGCAGAGTGTCAAGTGCAGTAGCTGGCAGACCAGAGCAACAGCCACTCAGAGAAAGAACTGTCACTGTAAATCAGTTTTCAAGACCCAACACCACTCACACGTTCAGG AGAGACACACCTCAGAAGAAGTCACTGACTCCTGTGGATTTTGGTAACCACAGAAGGCCCGGTCAAGGATTTTTGATAACAG GTTCACAGAATTACCCCAGATCCTTTCAGAGAAACCCTCCAACCTCAAGGAAAAGATTTCAGATTGCCTCTTAA